In Nicotiana tabacum cultivar K326 chromosome 10, ASM71507v2, whole genome shotgun sequence, the DNA window TAACTGAATGAAACTTTTCTTATCTGAATTTTTGCTTCTTAATGAGAAAAGTCTTTTTCCAACTCTTGTGAGATATAGAACAGTGATATCTAAGTAGGAATACCATCAAGAACAGTGTTTACTGAAGTGTCTGCTTCCAAAAGAAACTGCTTCTTCCATGATGTTAGCTTCTTTCTACATCTATCAATTACCCCTTAATATATACCGATGTGCTTCTGTTTAGCCCCAAGAGGGATGCATCTCCTATTCCTTAATGTTCCAACAAGTAATACTACGCTTTTAGAAGAAATATCAGCATAAAACTTCCACTCACCTTCAATTAGAACAGGAAAACCAAAAAATAAGCTCCAAGTAACCCTGATCCTACCCACTAACTCCTTTTCTTCTGCCTTGGGCTTCCTAATGTCTTTTGACTTTTTTTATAAAATGACGGTAGTGTCCAAGCCATTTTGTGTGCACCTTGACTATTCCACCGGGTAGTTGGTACCTCGCACTAGCACATGTACCAGGTAACTCTCTCCATCAAGGCTTAGGCAtatgagaagaaatcacctaTTGTTTTTTGCCTCCACTGGAATATGAACCTAAGACCTCTTGATTCTCCCCTCCACTTCAGTGACCACcaggccacacccttgggtgcacCTTTGACTCTTTTCAATCTCAGATATTGTCATTCTTGCAGATTTAAGGACAAAATTACCTTGTAAGAATCAGCTTCGACAGTAGGTGGACATAAATGCTTCGATGTGGAACTACTAGAGTAAGCTGTTGCCTTGGAAAGGACatgcaacaataaaaggaaccaAAAACCACGCTGTTCCTTTTACAGTATTTTGCTGCCACATCCTTCTCCTCAGAAGAAAATCATTTGTAATTTAAACTTGTGCACTGCCTTGCACCAATAAGGGGTAAACGCTTCTTAAATCGAGATAGGAAAGTGCTATCTTACCAAGAAAATCTACAAAAACCTCAGGCGTTAGGGAGAAATACTATAACGTAACAAATTTTGAGAGAAATAAATTTCCTTTCAATTCCTACCAAGGAAAGCTCTAAGTGATggagaaaattagaaatttaaactcACCAGATTAAGTACATGGTCTTTGAAAGAAGAAGCTTTAGAAGCTGGCTTCCTTGTCCCAATTCTTTGAAGTTGCTCAATCTCCTATCATAGTGAAAGAGAGAGCAAGGGAAAAGTTCACAACTGAAGCTGCTATGACAAATCCATTCGGAAAATGAAGATGAAGGAAACTTACAACTTCAAACTTAAATAGACAAAGCTTGCCCTCAAGTGGTAACCTATTGTGCAACCGCATTAAAAAGTCTGCAAATGATCAAAGTTATACCACAATATCAATTATCAATGAATTTGATAACAACCAATAGTTGTGGTCAGTCTGGTCATCTCCAGGTTGTTGAGAGTTTGTCATATTCATTTACATTGTACCTCTCATCAAATGCTGAGACAAACTGACTAGACGCAGGCATTAATCTATTCAGTTAAATGATGAATAATTACTCTACGTGAGGATCTAATTGCTATAGTATGTGAAATTATATTCTTGTTTCCAGCATGCATAACTGCAAATATGTTAAGCTTGAAACTTAAGAAAGAAAAGGATTTCAAGCAAAGAATATAAACCAAACACTTCCAGtcagaaaaatggtgaaactCAAAGTATAAGTTTTTACTTCCAAAGGGCTAAGCTACAAATAACTTGCCAAGAGAAAACGAGAGCAGTGTAGTGCTTTTATACAAATTATATAACATAAAACTACAATGTTTTCCAAAGATGTTTATAAACTACAAGAAGACTTGATAAGTTCAAGGCAGAAAGATGTACAGGTCCTAATTTGGGAAAAAAACGTTATACGTTGGAGAAAGTGAAAATTCTATTGATTAGTGCAAAATCCCCCGAGTACAAGAGGAAGGAAAAACAAATACATTAAAAGCGCTTGATGAGATCCAGGTATTGAACCATGTCAGATTCAGACATTGAATCACATCCTTTAGAAGTTAATAGATGATAGTTGCAGAAGCTCCTTACTATAGAATAGCTGCAAAATCAGATCTAGGAAAAGAATATCACTAAACCTTTATTCAATGCTATAACATTCATATATAGGATTCTTTGATCCATTCCTATAGCATAAAATCCAGAACTATAAATCTAAGTCACTTGTCGAATTAATTAACAGAACTATAAATCTAACTTGAATAATTTGTTGAATTTTAAATTACATTTAGTTAATCCAGCATCAGTTCAGAGAGAGAACCTCCATTAGCTAAGCTTATCGCTACTTTCAAGGCTCTGTGTATGAACTACTTTTTCAGGTTCAGATCTAGACACTTCCCATTTTGGACGTTCCCAAATGTTTTGACACCATTTCCATTTCTATACAAACTTTCAGTTATTCAAATTCATTCAACTATTCAAACTTTAAAATTAGCCGTGATTTTTTCTCCATCAAACAAACTTTTCAACATTACTTCAATGTTTTCTTTTATAATCGCTCATTTAAAATATAAGTCAAATGAATATCTTGAACTCTGAACCAATGAATTTGAAACACTGAACTTTTTTACAAAAGGTCTCAAAAGAGGAACTGGGGTGACAGATCATAAAAGCATGATGCATGCATTAACTGTATAACAGTGATCCCTACTAACTATCTAGCTTAACTGACCTTCGTTCCCCGAGTCAATTGGCTACAGTCAACAGATCTTAAGCAACTTCAAACAGGAGGAAAAAGCATTCTGGCTCAAATATATAAGACCACTTCATTTCTAGATAAAGGAAAAGAGGAATACAATCCTTACCTTTGATTTATCTTCAGCCAATCACAACTGCTTAATGATTTTGGATTCAGAGCCCAGAATGTCATGCTGCAGAAAAGAGCACTCCTTGAACTGATTGTACTCTACTATCTAACTTTGGAATACGATACTAAACATTACACCAAAATAAGCGGAAAGAGATTATTTAGAAGTACAAATGACTTACAGTCCGACCCGCCTAGTTGTTTAGCATCTGTGATAAAACATGCCTTTACTTCCACAGAATAACTCTTCACAATTTCAACAGCATGTCATCAGTATCCTTAGTGTGAGGAAAAGTATACAATTAACCACCTCCTGACAGAAGTGTCATTGTGTTTGCCTCTTACAAGAGGATCGAATACTTGACTTGAAACTGGTTACTGTAGGTTGTATTCTCAGTTGCATTAACGCTCGAGGTTTTTCAGCCTCCATAAAGCGTTATAGTGCAAAACCGTAGGCAATTAATAAGGTTAACATTTGAGTGGCAGCGTTGAGCACCATTCCTAATTAATAATGCAGTATCTTAGCCAATCGAATTTTAGACTGGACCTTCCTTGCTTCATGTGAAAACCCAGAAGAACGAAGGCCACTAATAACAACACGTTTATTTGATTTAAGAATTCTCATGCCATCTCTAACACATGATAGTAATAGCTTAGATGCTGCACGAAACCTCCCAGCTTTGCAAAGACCATGCACTATAGTGGAGTAAGTAAAGGAATCTTTGGCATCCATTGATTCAAACATCTGCAAAGCATGATCAAGGTGACCAGCTTTACACAGCCCATTAATAAAAGAATTCAAAGCAACTAAGTTAGAATCAAAACCCATCATACTCATACAGTCCAAATGTTGCTGGGCCTCTTTGAAATTACCAGTCCTGCACAAGCCATCAATTAAGATAGTATGTGTGTACTTGTCAGATTTCAAGCCTTTTTTTTCTGCCTCGTACAGCAACTTATAAGCATTATCCAGCTGACCTTCCTTATAATATAGATTAATAATGTTGTTAAAAGACACCGTATCAAGGTCAAAGCCATTTGTAATGATATAGCCCAGGTACTCATTGGCCTCATTCATCCTCCCGGTTTTAAGTAACATACTAGCAACTGTACAGTAAGCAAAGGCATCATATGTATATCCTTTCCTCCTCATCTCTGCAAAGATTTTAAGGCCTTCTTCAAATTGTCTACATCTGAAGCAGCATTTCATTACTGTCGTATAGGTGATGGCATTTGGGATATGACCTGCTTCTACCAATTCATTGAGAAACTCTTTTGCAGTTTTACCTCGACCTGACTTGCACAGCCCATGAATAAGAATGTTGTAAGTTACTAATTGGGGAGTAAATCCATGACGTTTTAAACTCCTAAATAACATTAGGGCATTCTCTGTATATCCATTCTTACAAAGACCATTCATTAATATATTGAATGTTGCTGGATGAAGagaaatatctttcaaaataatATCCTGAAAAACTCTGTAAGCCTCATCTGGCTTTCTCAATTTAAAGAAGCAATGCATTAAGGTGTTGTAACTCCAAATATCAGGAAGAATACTCATCTCAAGCATTTCATCAAACAGATCGAGACATCGGGATAACATGCAATATCTGGTAGCTCCAGCTATTAAAGAGTTATACGTAATAACATCAGGATTAATTCCAGCTTCCTTCATCCTATGAAGGATGGAATAACCTGCATCAATGCCAACAACGCGACAATACGCAGCAATCACTGTATTGTAAGTGACGACATCTGGTTGTACTCCGATTCTTATGCCATCAACTATTACCGATTCAGCTTTCTCCAATTGTTTGGCTTTGCAAAGAGATGCTATGCAAATATTCATTAACCTTGTTGATAATTTATCTTTGATACTCCACATCTAATCTGGGAGTTAAGACCAGCAGCCTGAATCATTTTTGAACGAAATTATCAGACAAATCCTTTGGAGGATCTGACACGTACCACACAACATTTTTGGAAAGTACAGCAACATAGATTGAAGGATACTCAATTAGCAGAAACAATCATGAAATAGTAACTTATTTTACCCAAAAATGAAATTGCAAAAGCTGCTAGTCAAGCATTACCAACTTGTTTTATTTAGTATTGATCAAAGATTGAAAAGCAAATGAAATCTAGAAATAGAATGGAATAGCATAAATAATAGAAATGCTTTGAATAGTCCATAAAAGAAGTGTCAAATTAAAACAAGTACTTAATTTTACTTCTCATCTTGCAAAATTAATAGGAATAAATCCCTTAGGGAAGCATATATAAACACACACGAATTTTCATTTATCACATTTCAAGTAAAGGCAAATTCTTCTTGTTTAAGCGAAACCAGTTTCTGAATAACAAAACTTGACCTTCATTAAAATCAATTATCCAGAAGAATCCATAACTGGAAAGAGTAAACACCTTGGATTAAAGGAGCTCGTTTGGACGGAGTAGGAACAATGGGTTCGGATAATTAATGACCCAATCTCAAGTTGTTGCCGGTACCGAAGACTACCGGGAAACTTCAAACGACACTTCGACGGCTAACACGGCAAACGTCGTTTGGGTTCTGGATTTGGGTAATCATGGCTTTGCGTTTTTGCAATTGGGCTGGGCCGCATTGTTGTCCATTGGGCTCTCTCTTGTGATATATTGGGAACTTTACACAAATAGGCTATTCCGGTGCCTTGTTTAATTTTTGTCTGCGTTTGAAAAATTTGTGCAAAAACATCTCAAACTTCACAATAATATTTGTGGAATTTCACTTCTAGAAGTTTGAATTTCAAAACACTCTCAACATTCATGTTTATAAATTTCATTATGGGATAACTTTAGTTTGAAATATACAAACAAAACCATAATAAGATGATTTTATGAATGGTACTTATATAAAGTGAAATTTTAAGACACTATTTTGGAGTTTCAAGATAGATTATGGTCCGCTCCAGCTAGGGGTAtcaatggatattcgaaaaccgaCTAAATCGACCGAATTGGACcgcaccgaaccgatttttaggtttcatTTTAAGAAactgtaggtttttatataaatctaaaactgcaccgataattagggtaggttttattttataataataaaccgaaaaaataccgaaccgtaccaaataaattttacatgtagaaaatatatttatttagtaagtttaaaaataataatacattaaattttctttgggacttggaattatgaaaactattacaagccaacaagtaattaaactcaaaatactaattcctaaaatctattatgctacttctacttaaactaagttatttcaagtatctttattagcaagacacaaagtattctagcgattatgagtagccaactacaatgtattgaatatgtttcctttcatataatttagatttatctttttgaatatttaatcttctatagactttattcttgagtcccagcttggtatatctttcaactcgtgtgatttatattttctttgcctttgtttgatttcttttacgctgttgtagaatagttgatggatctatactctgaccatttttttttaattcatcaccctttaaacaataaaaatgtctagagagttttgctaagtcttataaaagaacgtatgttattgcattctacttctactagtgaattttacatgatattaaaaaaataccgaaaattaaccgaaccgtaccgatatcgaagagaaaccgacatgattgggacggtttcgaaaagtctaattttggttatacataatagaataaccgaaaaattggtatggtacaaattttataaaataaccgcccgaaccgaaccattgacactcCTAGCTCAGTATGTTGGGAGTTTAACATGTGAAAGTATAAAACTTTATAATATTATATTGGATTTCCTATGTAGGAAACTATTATAATCCATACAATTTGTTGAAGTTTCACTTgtaaaatttttaaattatatcAGATTGTGCTGAAATTTCACTTGTAGGGAGTTTTGAACTCCAATGCACAATGCTGAAAGTTTTCTATATTTTAGTTAgaaatatttttattcaaattttattttcgCATTAAAAATGCTTATATTTAATCAAATTTCAAACGACAATTACATATTAACACGCGATCAAAAAACTAGCCATCAGCTTCATTTACCAAAAATTAACAGTATGTACTCATGAGAAGTAAAAATGGCACCACATTAGACTAATTCAAAGCCTAACGTTAGACGTGAACATTTaaagtttaataaattaaagtCCAAATCTTCGAGCCTGAAGTTGGACTCTGGCGAAACCTAACTTCAGACTTCATATTTGATTTAAACTTATTCAAACTTCAGACCTTAGATTTTGACAGAGACTAATTTCCAACCCATATATTTGAATTTAAAATCTTCAAACCTCGATTTTCAATTTCAGAATCACATGTTTGAAGTTGATTGTAAAGCGGCTAAACATTAAAAACTTTGTAAATTTCGGCTATGTTTTAAATAGGGGACGGCATTTCACTCTTCTACAAGTTGCGGCCCACGTCGTACGTTTACAACATTAGATAGGTTTAGGGTTTTCTTTTTGGATCTTCTTCGCGCCATCAGTACCCTACAACTCTCCCTGCAGCTGCAACATCTTCCAGCCGCATCGCCATGGTATTTCTCTCCGATTTCCATTCCATGAGTATTCATGTTTGTCCTATGTATACGCCAATAACTTAAGCATTTCTTCTTGTGTAAAATGAGAGCAGGCTTCAGAGAAGAAACTGAGCAATCCCATGAGGGAAATCAAGGTTCAGAAGCTTGTCCTCAACATCTCCGTTGGTGAGAGTGGAGATCGACTTACTAGAGCTGCAAAGGTTCAGTCCCTTTTCGCAACATCACCCTGAAtttattattttccattgttttgaTATTAAACCTAAAATTGggtctatttttattttgatacttAAGGTGTTGGAGCAACTTAGTGGTCAATCACCTGTTTTCTCCAAGGGTAAGTCTCTGAATATTATgtgcttttaaataaataataggCACCTTTGTATTTAGGACATAGTCAGTTCTTGGAAATATTAGCTCTGCACAATGAACATTTGTCTAATGAATGAATCGAGGCCTATGGATACATTcaaggtggttggttgtggtaattGGTTAACAATTGCATTTGTTAAAATTTAGCCTTAATATGTAATTAGTTGCAGTTTATATGTTGGCGTGAATAGAGCTGGATAGATACAAAGGACTTGTATAGAAGACCCAGTTAGTTTTGGGATTGAGGCCTGGTTGATTAATTGAAGTTTAAATGCCAGGTTATGGGGAGTAACTTGTCTGTTAGTCTACCTATTTAAGGAGGCCCTTCTTTTGCTATGAACTAAAATCACAAGCAACTTTTTTGTATGTTGCACATTTTTGTAATTGTACTGGATTTTGATTCTTTTAGTTCTTTTAGGCAACATAGATGTACAAGTATTTTTGTTAGATGTTGATCCAAGCCTGCTTTACTCACAATTTGAGATTGTTGaaatttgataaccatgttattCACGAGTTATAGTTAGCTAAACTTGCTTCCTGCTTTTAGTCATGCATTCCAATGTTTTGTTTGAGCACTTTGTTTGTGGACTTTTAACTGATTTTTGTATTTATCTCGGATCAACCTATTTGAAGATGATATTAATAATCTCACACGTGCTTGCGTTGGTTCTCATTAACAGCAAGGTACACTGTGAGGTCCTTCGGAATCAGG includes these proteins:
- the LOC107785781 gene encoding uncharacterized protein LOC107785781 translates to MWSIKDKLSTRLMNICIASLCKAKQLEKAESVIVDGIRIGVQPDVVTYNTVIAAYCRVVGIDAGYSILHRMKEAGINPDVITYNSLIAGATRYCMLSRCLDLFDEMLEMSILPDIWSYNTLMHCFFKLRKPDEAYRVFQDIILKDISLHPATFNILMNGLCKNGYTENALMLFRSLKRHGFTPQLVTYNILIHGLCKSGRGKTAKEFLNELVEAGHIPNAITYTTVMKCCFRCRQFEEGLKIFAEMRRKGYTYDAFAYCTVASMLLKTGRMNEANEYLGYIITNGFDLDTVSFNNIINLYYKEGQLDNAYKLLYEAEKKGLKSDKYTHTILIDGLCRTGNFKEAQQHLDCMSMMGFDSNLVALNSFINGLCKAGHLDHALQMFESMDAKDSFTYSTIVHGLCKAGRFRAASKLLLSCVRDGMRILKSNKRVVISGLRSSGFSHEARKVQSKIRLAKILHY